One segment of Anastrepha obliqua isolate idAnaObli1 chromosome 3, idAnaObli1_1.0, whole genome shotgun sequence DNA contains the following:
- the LOC129242036 gene encoding uncharacterized protein LOC129242036 — MSSSVKTRDSALNAIKRYMAKSTDDAFTMDAESIKSYMQLLSEQWARFNTAQDAVEISCGSDNMDIEESVRIQAETWYSTALANFNRVQKCRAEAQPASVTTPVSAAIRLPKMELPQFSGDSTEWIGFFDAFSTLVDSNAALSNGQKLHYLRSCLRGDALKIISGFKICDVNYEEAWDLLKSRYKVMRVIVEGHFRAMANVKRAASDTADAIKGVIDAFQQHIRELKALGRPVEFWDDWLVYELVNKLDFETRKQWELSLVTDEPPSFEQLSTFLEVRCRSLSMLSSSTGLVPAKGKTASVCKSTNVFHAVQDQNSTGCTFCNGPHKIYSCEKFRDLDANGKSKFVRESRVCMNCLSSGHYKAKCNSTSACRICHQRHHTLLHNTAAITNATTVSHFVNSASLRPFSPAADVMHQTDTTVSSANGPSTDTAAACTSSYLNANPNQPHPRERTVLLATALVKVRDCSGHWQPARLLFDSGSHASFVTESCVQRLGLPRRGSAILISGIGSSQGIRSRGEVLLSLSSHFSAQCFTVDALILPKITSDLPTQPLKVSAWPHIQDLLLADQHFMKPGRIDILVGMDVMGQLLCSEIRKGPPGTPMAQRTVFGWTLFGNVDGSESPSHGLQSLHCEVHLDRALTRLWELEEAPKKAHLTYEERYCEELFEKTHRRSPDGRFIVELPLKSDVPLGASRSYAVRNLLSLEKRLARDDDLRQRYNEFMQELIDMKHMELAPPPTDQTFYMPHHPVVKESSVTTKLRVVFNASAKTTTGNSLNDALFVGPQLQPDLYSILTRFRTHRYAVTADIAKMYRQICMSTKNLDLQRIVWRRDPTLPIKDYRMLRVTYGVAAASYLAVKSLQQTAKYSSHICAKAAAIIHEDFYMDDLLTGASSKEELLSLQRNVSEILKEGGFELRKWASNCAELSENVSNASENISHYLVDTKDVHALGLIWNTEEDYFTFSVKLNQPPTNLTKRTFLSDASTLFDPLGLLAPATIRSKMWFQEIWRMSVGWDDVVPDCIAVQWRQHRSELLLLSSLKISRWFGSGAGESFTELHIFADASERAYAAVMYARTLHNDGSITVVLISSKTKVAPLKTTTLPRLELCAAHLAAKLARSVLHSWGDLRYPIYAWTDSTITLAWLQAHPSKWITFVANRVADIQEVLPPECWNHIRSELNPADCASRGVTPSELLHQKLWWSGPEFLKGPDHFWKLSSSQHTTQLGVRSKVVAHATSSDDHWPVLMKYSSYSKLRRIIAYVLRFFVNARVKTRINAAKRKKADSASE, encoded by the exons atgtcgagttCCGTGAAAACACGCGACTCTGCGCTTAACGCCATTAAGCGGTATATGGCCAAGAGTACGGACGATGCGTTTACAATGGATGCAGAAAGCATAAAAAGCTATATGCAACTGCTCAGTGAGCAGTGGGCTCGCTTTAATACCGCTCAAGATGCGGTTGAAATTTCGTGCGGAAGTGACAATATGGACATCGAAGAAAGTGTACGAATCCAAGCTGAGACGTGGTACTCTACGGCCTTGGCAAACTTCAACCGCGTACAGAAGTGTCGTGCCGAAGCGCAACCCGCGTCCGTGACAACGCCCGTGTCTGCAGCAATACGACTGCCGAAGATGGAGCTGCCCCAATTCTCTGGGGACTCCACGGAGTGGATCGGTTTTTTCGACGCGTTTTCTACCTTGGTCGACAGTAATGCAGCCCTGTCAAATGGGCAAAAACTGCACTATCTGCGCAGTTGTTTAAGGGGTGATGCGTTAAAAATCATAAGTGGGTTTAAGATATGTGATGTCAACTATGAAGAAGCTTGGGACCTACTAAAATCGCGTTATAAGGTCATGCGCGTTATAGTTGAAGGACATTTTAGAGCTATGGCCAACGTAAAGAGGGCAGCTAGTGACACCGCCGACGCAATTAAGGGAGTGATCGACGCCTTCCAGCAACACATACGCGAGCTTAAGGCTTTGGGACGTCCAGTGGAGTTTTGGGACGATTGGCTAGTGTACGAACTAGTCAATAAATTAGACTTCGAGACACGAAAGCAATGGGAGCTATCACTCGTCACTGATGAGCCTCCGTCATTCGAACAGCTGTCCACGTTTTTAGAAGTTAGATGTCGTTCTCTATCAATGCTATCATCGTCAACGGGATTAGTGCCAGCTAAGGGTAAAACCGCGTCGGTGTGTAAGTCTACGAATGTGTTTCACGCAGTGCAAGATCAGAACAGCACGGGCTGTACATTTTGTAACGGGCCACACAAAATATACAGTTGTGAAAAATTTCGGGACCTTGACGCAAACGGTAAATCGAAATTTGTGAGAGAATCGCGCGTGTGTATGAACTGCTTGAGTTCAGGCCATTATAAGGCAAAGTGTAACAGCACATCTGCATGCAGGATTTGCCATCAACGCCATCACACGCTGTTGCATAATACTGCCGCTATAACTAACGCTACAACCGTTTCTCATTTCGTTAACAGCGCTTCTCTTAGGCCTTTCTCCCCTGCCGCAGACGTCATGCATCAAACGGACACAACCGTTTCATCCGCTAACGGTCCTTCCACAGACACCGCTGCTGCCTGTACGTCTTCATATTTGAATGCCAATCCCAACCAGCCTCATCCAAGAGAAAGGACTGTGCTGTTGGCAACCGCCTTGGTCAAGGTACGCGATTGCTCTGGTCATTGGCAACCCGCTCGCTTGCTGTTTGATTCTGGTTCGCATGCTTCCTTCGTAACCGAGTCATGTGTACAACGCTTAGGATTACCGCGAAGAGGGTCCGCAATATTGATTTCTGGAATTGGTTCCTCCCAAGGGATACGCTCTAGAGGTGAAGTATTACTATCATTATCCTCTCATTTTTCAGCCCAATGCTTTACTGTTGACGCATTGATTCTGCCTAAAATCACAAGTGATTTGCCAACACAGCCCTTGAAGGTGTCGGCGTGGCCGCACATACAAGATCTACTTTTAGCCGATCAGCACTTCATGAAACCCGGGCGTATCGATATCTTGGTCGGAATGGACGTCATGGGACAGCTCCTCTGCTCGGAGATTCGTAAGGGGCCACCCGGTACGCCCATGGCTCAACGAACGGTTTTCGGTTGGACGCTGTTTGGAAATGTCGATGGATCCGAATCCCCTTCGCACGGCTTACAGTCTCTGCATTGTGAAGTCCATTTAGATCGAGCACTCACTAGACTTTGGGAGTTAGAAGAAGCACCGAAAAAGGCCCACCTCACCTACGAAGAACGCTATTGTGAAGAGCTTTTCGaaaaaacgcacagaaggtcACCCGACGGTCGATTTATAGTAGAGCTGCCGCTGAAATCTGACGTACCCTTGGGAGCATCGCGAAGTTATGCTGTTCGAAATCTACTAAGCCTCGAAAAAAGACTAGCGCGAGATGACGACCTACGCCAACGCTACAATGAGTTCATGCAAGAACTCATCGACATGAAGCACATGGAACTTGCACCACCGCCAACGGATCAAACGTTTTATATGCCGCATCACCCCGTCGTAAAAGAGTCAAGCGTCACGACTAAATTGAGAGTCGTGTTCAATGCGTCCGCCAAAACCACCACCGGGAATTCGTTGAACGATGCATTATTTGTTGGTCCCCAATTGCAACCAGATTTATATTCAATTCTAACTCGTTTCAGAACACATCGCTACGCAGTAACCGCGGACATCGCGAAAATGTACCGCCAAATATGCATGTCCACGAAAAACCTCGATCTACAACGCATTGTCTGGCGTCGTGACCCGACGTTACCCATAAAAGATTATCGCATGTTGCGCGTTACTTATGGTGTTGCCGCTGCGTCCTACTTAGCCGTTAAATCGCTGCAACAAACCGCAAAATATTCTTCACACATTTGCGCGAAGGCTGCTGCCATCATCCATGAGGACTTTTACATGGATGATCTCCTCACTGGTGCGTCTTCTAAAGAAGAGCTGCTAAGTTTACAACGAAACGTCTCCGAAATACTGAAGGAAGGGGGCTTCGAACTTCGAAAATGGGCGTCTAATTGTGCGGAACTTTCTGAAAATGTTTCGAACGCGTCGGAGAATATATCACACTACCTAGTCGATACTAAAGATGTCCATGCCTTGGGCCTGATATGGAATACAGAGGAGGACTACTTCACGTTCTCAGTTAAGCTGAATCAACCACCCACTAATTTAACGAAGAGAACATTCTTGTCTGATGCTAGCACGCTTTTCGACCCATTGGGTCTGCTCGCTCCAGCGACCATAAGGTCAAAGATGTGGTTTCAGGAGATCTGGCGTATGAGTGTCGGTTGGGATGACGTTGTTCCAGACTGCATCGCAGTACAGTGGCGACAACATCGCTCGGAACTACTACTGCTATCGAGTTTGAAGATAAGTCGCTGGTTTGGCTCAGGAGCAGGTGAGTCGTTCACTGAGCTACATATTTTCGCTGACGCTTCCGAACGCGCTTACGCTGCCGTAATGTACGCGCGCACGTTACACAACGACGGCAGTATTACCGTTGTGCTGATCTCGTCGAAGACTAAGGTAGCACCACTTAAAACAACAACCCTGCCACGCTTAGAATTGTGCGCTGCACATCTTGCTGCAAAATTGGCGCGGAGCGTGTTACATAGCTGGGGTGATCTCCGCTATCCGATCTATGCTTGGACTGACTCCACTATTACATTGGCATGGCTTCAGGCGCACCCTAGTAAGTGGATAACCTTCGTTGCCAATCGCGTTGCTGACATCCAAGAAGTCTTACCGCCTGAATGTTGGAATCATATCCGCTCTGAACTGAATCCAGCAGATTGCGCTTCTAGAGGTGTAACTCCGTCCGAACTACTGCATCAAAAACTATGGTGGTCTGGTCCTGAATTCTTAAAAGGTCCTGATCATTTCTGGAAGCTATCATCTTCGCAACACACAACTCAGTTGGGCGTTCGTAGCAAGGTCGTCGCCCATGCTACGAGCTCAGATGACCACTGGCCGGTATTGATGAAATATTCATCGTATTCCAAGCTGCGCCGCATCATTGCTTACGTGTTAAGGTTTTTCGTCAACGCTCGTGTTAAGACACGAATCAACGCTGCTAAACGG AAGAAAGCCGATTCCGCTTCGGAGTAG